The genomic segment GGCAAGTCGGCGGCCTGAACGGACGAGGCTGGGAACACGTGCAGCCGGTAGCCATCGCGCTGGCTGTGCTCCTTCCCATCGCCGCGTACTACGGGCGACGACTCTCGATGCTGGAGATGGGCGACGACGCGGCCAAGGGCCTCGGCGTGCCCGTCGAAAGGAGCAGGCTGGTCCTCTTCGGTGTCAGCGTGACCCTTTGTGCAGTGGCGACTGCCGCCGCCGGTCCGATCACGTTCCTCGCTCTGGCCGGTCCCCAACTCGCCCGCAAGCTGACCCGTGCCGCTGGCCCCAACCTTTTCGCGTCGGCGTTGATGGGCGCGTTCCTCCTGGTCGCCAGCGACCTCGGAATCCAGCGACTGTTCCCGTCACAGCAACTACCCGTCGGCATCGCCACTGGCGTCCTCGGCGGCGGTTACCTCGCCTGGATGCTCGCCGTGCGGTGGCGCGCTCGCAGCTGACGGCCGATCAGCCACAGCTGGCCAACAACGGTGTGATCACGGTGCAGGTCACCGACGAGGTGTCGTTCGCCGAATTGAGGTCCTCGGGCACCGCACCAGAACGGTTCGCCGTGAAGGTGAACGGCAGCCCGATGGTCAGCAGGCCGTAGGGCACTGAAAACGCCGCGGTGCCCTTCCCGCCGTTTGCCAACTGGCCCACGGAACAGGTCACTTTGCCCGGCGAAGGCGCGCAGTTGGTTCCGGCAGTCGCCTGCAGGCCGGTCGGCAGTGACGTGGTCACCGTCGTGCTCGTCGCCGGGTCGGGACCGTTGTTCGTGACGCTCACGGTGAAGTCAACTCGTCCACCCAGCAGCCCGGGCTTCGGAGTGCCGGTGAGCTTGATCGTCCGGTCCGCTCTCGCGTCCACTGTGATGGCCGGGCCGTCGACGCGCTCGCTCGCGTAGTTGCTGCCGAAAAGCTGGCCCTGCAACTGGTGAGTGAAGTCCGGCGCACTGGCCGCGACCTTCAACGTGAAAGTGACCTGCGCGGACTCTCCCGCGGACAGTGCTTCGGGGAGCGTGCCCGAATAGCCGACTGGCCCGTTAGGACCATCCACAGTGGAACAGGTGACTCCGGAGCAGCTGACCAGTGTGGTGAACGAGGGCAGGTTCTGCGGCGTGCTGAACAAGCGGGTCGTCGGGTGCAGCACGGTGAAACCGTGGATGTTCGTGACGGTCTCCGTGACAACTACGGTTCCGCCAGGGTGCACGGTGGAGGCCGAGGCGGAGATCTGAACTTCTGCCGGATCGGCGCCTGCCGGCGCGGCGCCCACCAATGCTGTGAGTCCGCCCAACAGCACAGCAGCGAGCAGCGGTCGGTTCCGGCGCATGGTGACACCCTCTCGCCAGGGCCAACCCAGGCAGGGCAGCCGATATCCATGATTCGTACTTTCGACCGAAGCCGTTACACCATCCGTCAGACACCATCCCGCCCGCGTGCATGCAGCCGGTGGCATCCACCTCTCCGGACACCCCTCGCTACCGGTTCGAGATCGACCCACCAGCGACGCGACAGTCACCGACTGCTTGACCATCCGCTTGGTCAAACGGTGACGGTTCAGAGTCTGGATCGGTCGCCGTCGCACCACTCAGTCTGTGAGTGCCAGTTCGAGATAGCCGGAGCTGCCACGAGGACGGCGACCTGCATGCCTGTATCGATGGTCCGCGACGCGTGGCTGCCGTTCTTGTGTATCGCTCAGCCCTTCATACACGGGCGGTACCTAG from the Amycolatopsis magusensis genome contains:
- a CDS encoding DUF11 domain-containing protein, with the translated sequence MRRNRPLLAAVLLGGLTALVGAAPAGADPAEVQISASASTVHPGGTVVVTETVTNIHGFTVLHPTTRLFSTPQNLPSFTTLVSCSGVTCSTVDGPNGPVGYSGTLPEALSAGESAQVTFTLKVAASAPDFTHQLQGQLFGSNYASERVDGPAITVDARADRTIKLTGTPKPGLLGGRVDFTVSVTNNGPDPATSTTVTTSLPTGLQATAGTNCAPSPGKVTCSVGQLANGGKGTAAFSVPYGLLTIGLPFTFTANRSGAVPEDLNSANDTSSVTCTVITPLLASCG